One window from the genome of Natrialba magadii ATCC 43099 encodes:
- a CDS encoding MATE family efflux transporter, translated as MSSSENSDNGSLTEGELVGPMFKLAWPLVVIQLLQVAYNVGDTIWLGALSGDAVGAVSLAFPLLFLLIAVGSGFTTAGAILIAQHTGAESGKGGLIAGQTLSFISLVAIGLGILGYFLTVPMLEALPADPQTDEAIIPLAADYLQIFFLGLPFVFGFFVFVALMRGYGNTRAPMRVMFISVIINLAIDPLLIFGVGPLPRLEVAGAAVATVISRGVATAIGFYLLYYTDVGPEIEAAHIRPRLEYVREITRLGVPTALEQSMTAMALVAMTAIVVTFPPEVVAAYGLGNRLVSLAFLPALGMGQATDSIVGQNLGAGMADRAERAVGIAAGVVGSIMFVSALVAFLFPEPFVSVFLLAEEEGRATIIDYGVTYLQFSAVAFVFMGVMQVVQGAFRGAGNTKTALAFAVFGLWLVRVPVTYYLAFVAGWGPTGIWAGVVTGDIVGAIAATAWFTRGTWKESIVDDSDEDTGDDSGKDNGDDPDDDDDDDGNDDVDEGMDVEKSEDTDAPEPPVADGNEGKREPTLD; from the coding sequence ATGTCTTCCAGCGAGAACTCGGATAACGGCTCTCTCACTGAGGGGGAGTTGGTTGGTCCGATGTTCAAGCTGGCCTGGCCGCTCGTCGTCATCCAGTTGCTGCAGGTCGCCTACAACGTGGGCGACACGATCTGGCTCGGTGCACTCTCAGGCGACGCGGTCGGTGCGGTGAGCCTCGCGTTCCCGCTGTTATTCCTCCTGATCGCAGTCGGCAGCGGCTTCACGACGGCCGGTGCGATCTTGATCGCCCAGCACACAGGTGCAGAAAGTGGCAAAGGCGGTTTGATCGCCGGCCAGACGCTCTCGTTCATCTCGCTTGTCGCCATCGGACTCGGAATCCTCGGCTACTTCCTCACCGTCCCGATGCTCGAGGCGCTGCCCGCGGATCCACAGACCGACGAGGCGATCATCCCGCTCGCGGCGGACTACCTCCAGATCTTCTTCCTGGGGCTGCCGTTCGTGTTCGGCTTCTTCGTCTTTGTCGCGCTCATGCGCGGCTACGGCAACACGCGCGCACCGATGCGAGTGATGTTCATCAGCGTCATCATCAACCTCGCTATCGACCCACTGCTCATCTTCGGCGTCGGACCGCTGCCCCGTCTCGAAGTCGCCGGTGCCGCCGTCGCAACCGTCATCTCCCGCGGCGTCGCGACAGCGATCGGCTTCTACCTGCTGTACTACACCGACGTCGGCCCCGAAATTGAGGCCGCCCATATTCGGCCCCGACTCGAGTACGTCCGAGAAATCACGCGCCTCGGTGTGCCGACGGCGCTGGAGCAGTCGATGACGGCGATGGCGCTGGTCGCGATGACGGCGATCGTCGTGACGTTCCCGCCGGAGGTCGTCGCGGCGTACGGCCTCGGGAACCGGCTGGTCTCGCTGGCGTTCCTGCCGGCGCTCGGAATGGGACAAGCAACTGACTCGATTGTCGGCCAGAATTTGGGCGCGGGGATGGCAGATCGGGCAGAGCGAGCCGTCGGCATAGCTGCGGGTGTGGTCGGCTCGATCATGTTCGTCTCGGCACTGGTTGCGTTTCTGTTCCCGGAGCCGTTCGTTTCGGTGTTCCTGCTGGCGGAGGAAGAGGGACGCGCGACGATTATCGACTACGGGGTGACCTACCTGCAGTTTTCGGCGGTCGCGTTCGTTTTCATGGGTGTTATGCAGGTCGTACAGGGTGCGTTCCGCGGTGCAGGGAACACGAAGACAGCGCTCGCGTTTGCTGTCTTCGGCCTGTGGCTCGTTCGCGTCCCTGTGACGTACTATCTGGCGTTCGTCGCCGGCTGGGGGCCGACCGGGATCTGGGCGGGCGTCGTCACCGGCGATATCGTGGGCGCTATCGCGGCGACCGCGTGGTTCACCCGCGGGACCTGGAAGGAGTCGATCGTCGACGATTCGGATGAAGACACAGGCGACGATTCGGGGAAAGACAACGGCGACGACCCGGATGATGATGATGATGATGACGGGAACGACGACGTGGACGAAGGAATGGACGTGGAGAAGAGTGAAGACACGGACGCTCCAGAGCCGCCAGTAGCGGACGGGAACGAGGGCAAGCGTGAGCCGACGCTCGACTGA
- a CDS encoding phosphoribosyltransferase produces MSDLPDDFDCTITNWEYIYSLCRDVSDEVRHDEFEPDVIVALARGGWFAGRCLCDFLGLNDLTSLKMEHYVGTAEKTGEPTVRYPMPEGSVEGKDVLIIDDIADTGGSIKRAHEYVEERNAGEVRTATLQLLGTSEFDPDYVGERLEEWTWIVYPWNFIEDMIDLISGAMEQAEQESFSADEIRHYLAEFHGIERIEMEIAQPNRVTEVLSEMERRDVIEMTEPGKWALCAETDSE; encoded by the coding sequence ATGTCCGATCTACCGGACGATTTCGACTGTACGATAACGAACTGGGAATACATCTACAGCCTGTGTCGCGACGTCAGCGACGAGGTTCGTCACGACGAGTTCGAACCAGACGTCATCGTCGCCCTCGCACGCGGTGGCTGGTTCGCGGGCCGATGTCTCTGTGACTTCCTGGGGCTGAACGACCTGACGAGCCTGAAGATGGAACACTACGTCGGCACCGCCGAGAAGACCGGCGAGCCGACCGTCCGCTACCCGATGCCGGAAGGCAGCGTCGAGGGCAAGGACGTGCTGATTATCGACGACATCGCAGACACCGGTGGCTCGATCAAGCGCGCTCACGAGTACGTCGAAGAACGAAACGCCGGCGAAGTCCGTACGGCGACCCTGCAACTACTCGGCACGAGCGAGTTCGACCCCGACTACGTCGGCGAGCGACTCGAGGAGTGGACCTGGATCGTCTACCCCTGGAACTTCATCGAAGATATGATCGACCTGATCTCGGGTGCGATGGAGCAGGCCGAGCAGGAGTCGTTCTCGGCGGACGAGATCCGCCACTACCTCGCGGAGTTCCACGGCATCGAACGCATCGAGATGGAGATTGCCCAGCCCAACCGCGTGACCGAGGTGCTCTCGGAGATGGAGCGACGCGACGTAATCGAAATGACCGAACCCGGGAAGTGGGCGCTGTGTGCAGAGACTGACTCAGAGTAA
- the thiC gene encoding phosphomethylpyrimidine synthase ThiC: MGRTQLAAAQNGTVTTEMERVATRENRDSEFVRQQVADGQAVIPANRHHDALDPMIIGREFATKVNANIGNSETTSDRETELEKLHTAVHYGADTVMDLSTGTDLDEIREMHIEHSPVPIGTVPLYEAVKRAESPGDITTDLLLEVIEKQAEQGVDYMTIHAGILAEHLPLTEGRTTGIVSRGGSIMAKWMEENGEQNPLFQVYDEICEIFAEHDVTFSLGDSLRPGSLADACDEAQYAELDTLGELTRRAWEKDVQVMVEGPGHIPMHKVAENVERQQEVCDGAPFYVLGPLVTDIAPGYDHITSAIGAAMAAQAGAAMLCYVTPKEHLGLPDEEDVRDGLAAYRIAAHAGDIGNERPGARDWDDALSEARYAFDWREQFRLALDPDRARDSHDQTLPEDNYKEARFCSMCGVEFCSMRIDQDARAAGEMAALETDTKTDLDASPAAAVNLPPVGTHEGAASELFGAGSDDGPADGVEKGNGIDETEAELELTTETGAESDG; the protein is encoded by the coding sequence ATGGGTCGAACCCAGCTAGCTGCTGCCCAAAACGGAACCGTAACCACAGAGATGGAACGCGTCGCCACTCGCGAGAACCGCGACTCCGAGTTCGTCCGCCAGCAAGTTGCTGACGGACAGGCCGTGATCCCGGCCAACCGGCATCACGACGCACTCGATCCGATGATCATCGGCCGCGAGTTCGCCACGAAGGTCAACGCAAACATCGGGAACAGCGAGACGACAAGCGACCGCGAGACTGAACTCGAGAAGCTCCACACAGCAGTTCACTACGGCGCGGATACGGTGATGGATCTCAGTACGGGAACGGACTTAGACGAGATTCGCGAGATGCACATTGAGCACTCTCCGGTGCCGATCGGAACAGTGCCGCTGTACGAGGCCGTCAAACGAGCCGAGAGTCCAGGGGACATCACGACAGACCTGCTGCTGGAGGTCATCGAAAAACAGGCCGAGCAGGGCGTCGACTACATGACGATCCACGCCGGAATTCTGGCGGAACACCTCCCGTTGACCGAGGGCCGAACCACGGGAATCGTCTCCCGCGGTGGCTCGATCATGGCGAAGTGGATGGAGGAGAACGGCGAACAGAACCCGCTCTTTCAGGTCTACGACGAAATCTGCGAGATCTTCGCCGAGCACGACGTGACGTTCAGTCTCGGAGACAGCCTCCGCCCAGGATCGCTCGCAGACGCGTGTGACGAAGCACAGTACGCCGAACTCGACACACTGGGCGAACTGACTCGCCGCGCCTGGGAGAAGGACGTGCAGGTGATGGTCGAAGGGCCGGGCCACATCCCGATGCACAAAGTTGCGGAGAACGTCGAGCGCCAGCAGGAAGTCTGCGACGGCGCGCCGTTCTACGTCCTCGGGCCGCTGGTGACTGACATCGCGCCCGGCTACGACCACATCACGAGCGCGATTGGTGCGGCGATGGCGGCACAGGCCGGTGCGGCGATGCTCTGTTACGTGACGCCAAAGGAGCACCTCGGATTGCCGGACGAGGAGGACGTTCGCGATGGGCTGGCAGCCTACCGGATCGCCGCCCACGCGGGCGACATCGGGAACGAACGACCCGGCGCACGCGACTGGGACGACGCCCTTTCGGAGGCGCGATACGCGTTCGACTGGCGCGAGCAGTTCCGCCTCGCGCTGGACCCCGACCGGGCACGCGACTCCCACGATCAGACGCTCCCCGAGGATAACTACAAGGAGGCGCGCTTCTGCTCCATGTGTGGCGTCGAGTTCTGCTCGATGCGGATCGATCAAGACGCGCGAGCGGCCGGCGAGATGGCGGCCCTCGAGACGGACACGAAAACGGACCTCGACGCATCACCGGCCGCCGCCGTCAATCTCCCACCAGTCGGCACCCACGAGGGTGCGGCGTCGGAACTGTTCGGCGCGGGCAGTGACGACGGACCAGCCGATGGTGTCGAGAAAGGCAACGGAATCGATGAAACCGAGGCGGAACTCGAGTTGACTACAGAGACTGGAGCAGAGAGCGACGGCTGA
- a CDS encoding PhzF family phenazine biosynthesis protein → MSTTTTRILQVDAFTDDPCTGNPAGVVPDADNLSESQMQAIADEMAVSETAFLQASDEADYRVQYFTPTQEVDLCGHATIGSFAHLHEEGLEPGTTTLETNVGVLDIDVSDDGTVWMTQNTPQVREVDLSYARAAEVLGVEQAALEGARDDIPLAVSSTGLPFLVVPITYLSDLGDAAPDMAAVEELTDEFDAAGVYLFTFDALDRESTLHGRMFAPGAGIPEDPVTGTASGAVAAYLDHFGAFDDDLPEELRLEQGHYVDRPGYVRVQLEGSTVRVGGRGVTTLDGSIVIPKDDEDEILEA, encoded by the coding sequence ATGAGCACGACGACCACGCGAATTCTCCAGGTCGACGCCTTCACCGATGACCCGTGCACCGGCAACCCGGCCGGCGTCGTCCCCGACGCCGACAACCTCTCGGAGAGCCAGATGCAGGCCATCGCCGACGAGATGGCCGTAAGCGAAACCGCCTTTCTGCAGGCGAGCGACGAGGCCGACTACCGCGTCCAGTACTTCACACCGACACAGGAGGTCGACCTCTGTGGCCACGCAACGATCGGCTCGTTCGCTCATCTCCACGAGGAGGGGCTGGAGCCTGGCACCACCACACTCGAGACGAACGTCGGCGTTCTCGACATCGATGTCAGCGACGACGGCACGGTCTGGATGACGCAGAACACCCCGCAGGTCCGTGAGGTCGACCTCTCCTACGCCCGCGCCGCCGAGGTTCTCGGCGTCGAGCAGGCCGCACTCGAGGGCGCGCGCGACGACATTCCCCTCGCGGTGTCCTCGACGGGACTGCCGTTCCTCGTCGTTCCGATCACGTATCTCTCGGATCTCGGCGACGCAGCGCCTGATATGGCTGCCGTCGAGGAACTCACCGACGAGTTCGACGCGGCCGGCGTCTATCTGTTTACATTCGACGCGCTCGACCGAGAGTCGACGCTGCACGGACGAATGTTCGCGCCTGGTGCTGGCATTCCTGAGGACCCCGTCACCGGCACCGCGAGCGGCGCAGTCGCGGCCTACCTCGACCACTTCGGGGCGTTCGACGACGACCTGCCTGAGGAACTCCGACTCGAGCAGGGCCACTACGTCGACCGGCCTGGCTACGTGCGGGTGCAACTCGAGGGGAGCACGGTTCGCGTCGGTGGGCGCGGGGTGACCACACTCGATGGCTCGATCGTGATCCCCAAGGACGACGAGGACGAGATTCTCGAAGCTTAA
- a CDS encoding IS630-like element ISNma5 family transposase (programmed frameshift) yields the protein MDHLDEISVEELQDALDRVEDNKPTQRLLAAIAYKNGVTQTELAEWHDTGRRTIYSWLMRLDTDEPFEQAVSDAHRSGRNRKLSETQQEEFEQTVHEPPKEVGIDAPAWTPALVQQYLDETYDVEYSIPSCRRLLKEAGLSYQKPRRTAAESDADEQETFREEFKKKRREMDATVVCIDQTKKSVQVEPRAAWFPRGTRPAVKLSGQRDWTCLLGAITEDGDRFFARFEEYVTAEHAKHFILALCEEFEDDLLIVLDGAPYFQASAVTDLAARDDLDFVTLPAYSPELNPVEECWRQLQAALSNRFFESLDDLTTAIDTALDQISIPKVSNYF from the exons ATGGACCATCTCGACGAGATCTCCGTCGAAGAACTCCAAGACGCTCTCGACAGGGTTGAGGATAACAAGCCGACACAGCGCTTACTAGCGGCGATCGCGTACAAAAACGGCGTTACGCAGACCGAACTTGCAGAGTGGCACGACACCGGTCGAAGAACGATCTACAGCTGGCTCATGCGACTCGATACGGACGAACCGTTTGAGCAAGCCGTTTCTGATGCTCACCGATCCGGAAGAAACCGGAAGCTCTCAGAAACACAGCAGGAAGAATTCGAACAAACCGTTCACGAACCTCCCAAGGAAGTCGGGATCGACGCGCCGGCGTGGACGCCGGCGCTCGTCCAGCAATATCTTGACGAGACGTACGATGTCGAGTATTCGATCCCGAGCTGCCGGCGGTTGCTCAAAGAAGCGGGATTGAGCTATCAAAAACCACGCCGTACAGCCGCCGAATCTGATGCTGACGAGCAAGAAACCTTCCGCGAAGAGTTCA AAAAAAAGCGGCGGGAGATGGACGCCACAGTAGTCTGTATCGATCAAACCAAAAAATCCGTGCAAGTCGAGCCGCGTGCCGCGTGGTTTCCTCGCGGCACGCGGCCGGCCGTCAAATTATCCGGCCAACGCGACTGGACGTGCCTACTGGGCGCGATCACCGAAGACGGTGATCGCTTTTTCGCTCGATTCGAAGAGTACGTAACCGCCGAACACGCCAAACATTTCATTCTTGCATTATGTGAAGAATTTGAAGATGATCTGCTCATCGTACTGGATGGAGCGCCGTATTTCCAGGCGTCGGCCGTCACGGACCTGGCGGCCCGTGACGACCTCGACTTCGTCACGTTACCGGCGTACTCGCCAGAGCTCAATCCTGTCGAGGAGTGCTGGAGACAACTCCAAGCCGCTCTCAGCAACCGTTTCTTTGAGTCACTCGACGATCTTACAACGGCGATTGATACAGCTCTTGACCAAATCTCTATACCAAAAGTGAGCAATTATTTCTAA
- a CDS encoding chymotrypsin family serine protease: MVPARWYDNLTKARNVYYDFLNGDNIHNHQLSDDNVKGVWVSAGTIDGQKPFIEIESTSDETLPLGYVESNGVPIKVTNLEPKEKAEDSDKDPNKSGRTEPQSNYIGGGDRCGNGDGSAGTLATPVWKSGNASDRYFLTCEHIGAEMSDFGDELFRTGGGLSEGDKLHTGGSSFSSEIGEVIDASCSNDFAVVDPEDGYTPDFSINGESSPIVGSISKDGLSDMESNGEQVKKSGQVTGVTSGEVKAYNGTVFPYLGTCGTRRTNQLRWGTEDDSKDGDSGSPVYTDEYTSADEILIAGGLDGGWPSYGYVGDYAFGTAAYVLHQDYDYRFSDPSYRPRS; the protein is encoded by the coding sequence ATGGTGCCAGCACGATGGTATGATAATCTCACAAAAGCCAGAAATGTATATTACGATTTCCTTAACGGAGATAACATACACAACCATCAATTATCGGATGACAATGTCAAAGGTGTTTGGGTTTCCGCAGGCACAATTGATGGACAAAAGCCGTTTATTGAGATTGAATCGACTAGTGATGAAACACTTCCCTTAGGATATGTAGAGTCCAATGGAGTACCCATAAAAGTAACAAATCTAGAACCAAAAGAGAAAGCAGAGGACTCAGATAAAGACCCAAATAAATCTGGTAGAACTGAGCCACAGTCCAATTATATCGGCGGAGGTGACCGCTGTGGGAACGGTGATGGATCCGCAGGTACACTAGCAACACCAGTATGGAAATCCGGAAACGCTTCGGACAGATACTTTCTAACATGTGAACATATCGGTGCCGAAATGTCCGATTTTGGTGATGAGTTATTTAGAACGGGCGGAGGGCTCTCAGAAGGGGATAAACTGCACACTGGCGGCTCTTCCTTTTCATCGGAAATTGGAGAAGTGATTGACGCAAGTTGTTCTAATGACTTTGCAGTAGTTGATCCAGAAGATGGATACACACCAGATTTCTCTATTAATGGTGAGTCAAGTCCTATTGTAGGAAGCATTTCCAAGGATGGCTTATCAGATATGGAGAGTAATGGAGAACAGGTGAAGAAATCAGGACAAGTAACAGGAGTAACAAGTGGCGAAGTTAAGGCATACAATGGCACTGTTTTCCCATATCTAGGAACTTGTGGAACGAGACGTACTAACCAGTTAAGATGGGGTACAGAAGATGATTCCAAGGATGGTGATAGTGGTTCTCCAGTATATACTGATGAGTACACTTCTGCCGACGAGATCTTGATTGCGGGAGGACTTGATGGAGGTTGGCCGTCCTATGGCTATGTGGGGGACTATGCTTTTGGGACGGCAGCATATGTTCTTCATCAGGATTATGACTATAGATTCAGCGACCCATCTTATCGACCACGGTCATAA
- the ppsA gene encoding phosphoenolpyruvate synthase yields the protein MAVLWLDEISAGDIEKVGGKGASLGELTGAGLPVPPGFVVTAGTYRSFIESAEIDEELFAAVDVDVEDSSALAAAADRAQELILETPFPDELREEILESYREVGDGEAFVAVRSSATAEDLPDASFAGQQETFLNVTEENLLERVRECWASLFTQRAIYYRQEQGFDHSAVNIAVVVQQMVDAEKSGVMFTSHPSTGDPTMIIEAAWGLGEAVVSGAVSPDNYVVEREDRSVDVTVAEKKVMHVKDEETGKTVEREVSPDKRNARVVDDDEIDRLLDLGERVEDHYDTPQDVEWAIAGGEVYMLQSRPITTIDESESAPDAASGSGAAGIDATQGLTDGSGSAAAAGSSDNGPDTGSDDSSGGILVDGLGSSPGTVSGAARIITKLDDLDKVSDGDIMVTEMTMPDMVPAMKRAAGIVTDEGGMTSHAAIVSRELGVPAVVGTTNATTVLEDGRVITLDGDKGAILEGQEVDPDEETEPVEEVRPQSPVKPMTATEVKVNVSIPEAAERAAATGADGVGLLRMEHMILSLNQTPAKFIEENGEDAYITELVEGIRGVADEFYPRPVRTRTLDAPTDEFRQLEGGADEPDEHNPMLGYRGIRRSLDRPEVFAHELEAFRRLYEMGYDNVEIMLPLVNDAEDVYQAKRLMEEAGIDPEKRKWGVMIETPASALAVEEMANAGIDFASFGTNDLTQYTLAVDRNNEHVADRFDELHPSVLRLISDVIETCRENDVDTSICGQAGSKPEMAQFLVNEGISSISANIDAVRDVQHEVKRVEQKLLLDSVR from the coding sequence ATGGCTGTACTCTGGCTGGACGAGATCAGCGCCGGCGACATCGAGAAAGTCGGCGGCAAAGGTGCCTCCCTTGGCGAACTTACCGGAGCCGGGCTCCCCGTCCCCCCAGGTTTCGTCGTGACCGCCGGAACCTACCGATCATTTATCGAATCGGCCGAGATCGACGAGGAACTCTTCGCCGCCGTCGACGTCGATGTCGAGGACTCGAGTGCGCTCGCGGCTGCGGCCGACCGCGCGCAGGAACTCATTCTCGAGACGCCGTTCCCCGACGAGTTGCGCGAGGAAATTCTGGAGTCCTATCGCGAGGTTGGGGACGGCGAGGCGTTCGTCGCCGTTCGCTCCTCCGCGACCGCCGAAGACCTTCCGGACGCGTCGTTCGCGGGCCAGCAGGAGACGTTCCTCAACGTGACCGAGGAGAACCTGCTCGAGCGCGTCCGTGAATGCTGGGCGTCTCTCTTTACGCAGCGTGCGATCTACTACCGACAGGAACAGGGATTCGACCACTCGGCAGTCAACATCGCCGTCGTCGTCCAGCAGATGGTCGACGCCGAGAAGTCCGGTGTGATGTTTACCAGCCACCCCTCGACCGGCGATCCGACGATGATCATCGAGGCCGCCTGGGGACTCGGTGAAGCGGTGGTTTCCGGGGCAGTCTCGCCGGACAACTACGTCGTCGAACGCGAGGACCGCTCGGTCGACGTCACCGTCGCCGAGAAGAAGGTGATGCACGTCAAGGACGAAGAGACGGGCAAAACCGTCGAGCGCGAGGTGTCCCCAGACAAGCGGAACGCTCGCGTCGTCGACGACGACGAAATCGACCGCCTGCTCGACCTCGGCGAGCGCGTCGAGGACCACTACGATACCCCACAGGACGTCGAGTGGGCAATCGCTGGTGGCGAGGTGTACATGCTCCAGTCCCGTCCGATCACGACGATCGACGAGAGCGAGAGCGCACCCGATGCCGCGTCGGGCTCGGGTGCTGCCGGTATCGACGCGACACAGGGACTCACCGACGGCAGCGGCAGTGCTGCAGCTGCCGGGAGTAGCGACAACGGGCCCGATACCGGCTCCGACGACAGTTCCGGCGGCATTCTCGTTGACGGCCTCGGCTCGAGTCCCGGCACTGTCAGCGGGGCCGCCCGAATTATCACGAAACTCGACGACCTCGACAAGGTCAGCGACGGCGACATCATGGTCACCGAGATGACTATGCCCGACATGGTGCCGGCGATGAAACGTGCCGCCGGCATCGTCACCGACGAGGGTGGCATGACCAGCCACGCCGCCATCGTCTCGCGCGAACTCGGCGTCCCCGCCGTCGTCGGCACGACGAACGCGACGACCGTCCTGGAGGACGGCCGCGTCATCACGCTCGACGGCGACAAAGGCGCAATACTCGAGGGCCAGGAGGTCGACCCCGACGAGGAGACCGAACCCGTCGAGGAGGTCCGCCCGCAGTCGCCGGTCAAGCCGATGACCGCGACCGAGGTGAAGGTCAACGTCTCCATTCCCGAGGCCGCCGAACGCGCAGCCGCGACCGGTGCCGACGGCGTCGGCCTGCTGCGCATGGAGCACATGATCCTCTCGCTGAACCAGACGCCAGCCAAGTTCATCGAGGAAAACGGCGAGGACGCCTACATCACGGAACTCGTCGAGGGCATTCGCGGCGTCGCCGACGAGTTCTACCCGCGCCCCGTCCGAACGCGCACCCTCGATGCACCCACCGACGAGTTCCGGCAACTCGAGGGCGGCGCGGACGAACCCGACGAGCACAATCCGATGCTCGGCTACCGTGGCATCCGGCGCTCGCTGGATCGTCCCGAGGTGTTCGCCCACGAACTCGAGGCGTTCCGTCGGCTCTACGAGATGGGCTACGACAACGTCGAGATCATGCTCCCGCTGGTCAACGACGCCGAAGACGTTTACCAGGCCAAGCGCCTGATGGAAGAAGCCGGCATCGACCCCGAGAAACGCAAGTGGGGTGTGATGATCGAGACGCCGGCCTCCGCGCTAGCGGTCGAGGAAATGGCCAATGCAGGGATCGACTTCGCCTCGTTCGGGACGAACGACCTCACCCAGTACACGCTTGCCGTGGATCGGAACAACGAGCACGTCGCAGATCGGTTCGACGAACTGCACCCCTCCGTGTTGCGACTGATCAGCGACGTGATCGAGACCTGTCGCGAGAACGACGTAGACACGAGCATCTGTGGCCAGGCAGGCTCGAAGCCCGAGATGGCACAGTTCCTCGTCAACGAAGGCATTAGCTCGATTTCGGCGAACATCGACGCCGTGCGTGACGTCCAGCACGAGGTCAAGCGCGTCGAACAGAAGTTGTTGCTCGATTCGGTCCGCTAA
- the mfnA gene encoding tyrosine decarboxylase MfnA, translating to MQREPQAFDRVLSSMCTTPHPVAREAAERFLATNPGDPGTYPTISALEDEAIELLGEVAGLDDPAGYVASGGTEANIQAVRIARERARSTAATAETPTVVMPQSGHFSFQKAANVLGVDLELVPTDDEHRVDLEAVRACVDETTAMVVGVAGTTEYGRVDPIPELAEIAQSVDALLHVDAAWGGFVLPFTDHAWHFDHAPVDTMAIDPHKMGQAAVPAGGLLVRDETLLDELAVDTPYLESTSQATLTGTRSGAGVASAVAAMEELWPDGYRDQYVRSQNNAEWLAAELATRGYDVVDPELPLVAANVPEATFEALRDAGWRISSTGSGELRVVCMPHVTRTQLESFVAALDALESESETPTATT from the coding sequence ATGCAACGCGAGCCCCAAGCGTTCGACCGGGTGCTCTCCTCGATGTGTACGACACCCCATCCGGTCGCACGCGAGGCGGCCGAACGATTTCTTGCGACGAACCCCGGCGATCCGGGAACCTACCCCACGATTTCGGCCCTGGAGGACGAGGCCATCGAACTACTGGGAGAGGTGGCGGGGCTTGACGACCCTGCCGGCTACGTCGCAAGCGGCGGCACGGAGGCGAACATCCAGGCCGTTCGAATCGCCCGCGAACGCGCCAGGTCGACGGCTGCGACAGCCGAGACGCCGACCGTCGTCATGCCCCAATCGGGCCACTTCAGCTTCCAGAAGGCAGCGAATGTGCTCGGCGTCGACCTCGAACTGGTCCCCACCGACGACGAGCACCGCGTCGATCTCGAGGCCGTCCGCGCCTGCGTCGACGAGACGACGGCGATGGTCGTCGGCGTTGCCGGCACGACCGAGTACGGCCGCGTCGACCCGATTCCCGAACTCGCTGAGATCGCTCAGTCGGTCGACGCACTACTCCACGTTGACGCCGCCTGGGGCGGGTTCGTCCTGCCCTTTACCGACCACGCATGGCACTTCGACCACGCACCCGTCGACACGATGGCGATCGACCCACACAAGATGGGCCAGGCCGCGGTCCCCGCCGGCGGCTTGCTCGTCCGCGACGAGACGCTGCTCGACGAACTCGCCGTCGACACGCCGTACCTCGAGTCCACCTCGCAGGCGACGCTGACTGGAACCCGGTCCGGTGCCGGCGTCGCGAGCGCCGTCGCCGCGATGGAAGAACTGTGGCCCGACGGCTACCGCGACCAGTACGTCCGCTCGCAGAACAACGCCGAGTGGCTCGCCGCCGAACTGGCAACCCGGGGGTACGACGTCGTCGATCCCGAACTCCCGCTCGTCGCAGCCAACGTGCCAGAAGCCACGTTCGAGGCGCTTCGCGACGCTGGCTGGCGAATCTCCAGCACCGGCAGCGGCGAACTTCGAGTCGTCTGCATGCCCCACGTGACGCGGACACAACTCGAGTCGTTCGTCGCTGCGCTCGATGCACTCGAGTCTGAGTCGGAGACGCCAACTGCGACGACGTAA